The Desulfolucanica intricata genome has a window encoding:
- the greA gene encoding transcription elongation factor GreA — MKEKEVILTVTGLKNLEEELEQLKTVRRREVAARIKQAIEFGDISENSEYEDAKNEQAFIEGRIITLEKMLRNAKIIDDDNKDMETVHLGSKVILKDLEFGDEFEYTIVGSIEADPGANKISNESPVGKAILGQPKGSVVEVTVPAGILKYEIVDIIG, encoded by the coding sequence ATGAAAGAAAAAGAAGTTATTTTGACGGTGACAGGGCTGAAAAATCTTGAGGAAGAATTAGAGCAGCTTAAAACTGTACGTCGCAGAGAGGTAGCTGCAAGAATTAAACAGGCCATTGAATTTGGTGATATCAGCGAAAACTCCGAATATGAGGATGCAAAGAATGAGCAGGCTTTTATAGAGGGGCGTATTATAACTCTGGAAAAAATGCTTCGAAATGCAAAGATAATAGATGATGATAATAAAGATATGGAAACAGTGCATCTTGGCTCTAAGGTCATTTTAAAAGATTTGGAATTTGGTGATGAATTTGAGTATACAATAGTCGGTTCTATAGAAGCAGACCCCGGTGCTAATAAAATTTCCAATGAATCGCCTGTAGGTAAGGCAATTTTAGGTCAGCCAAAAGGCAGTGTAGTAGAGGTTACTGTACCGGCGGGTATATTGAAATATGAAATAGTAGATATCATAGGGTAG